A region of the Prochlorococcus marinus XMU1402 genome:
TTATGCCTATTATTCCTTTATCTAGGGGGCCAAAATCAGCTATAACTCCGGTTCTACCTATAGATTCTGTAACAGTCCAACCAATATTTTTTAAATAACCACTTATCAAAATCGCTGTTTGATTTTCTAGTCCACTTAATTCCGGATGTGCATGAATATGTCTTCTTAAGTTAATTAATTCATCATTAAACGAATCAATTTTTTTAAAAAACTGATCTCTATTCATTAATTTACTTTAATTCGATAAATTTCATTAAATCTTTAGTTGGTTTTGGAGGCCATCTTCTCACTTTTATTAACCACTCTTCATCACTATACCTTGGATCTAACTCAGTTACTGCAATCCAATTACTCTCTGCCTTACCAATTTCACCCTTCGACCAATTTAAAGCTGTTAAAGCTGCCCTAGCATCTGCAAAAGTTGGATAACGTCTAATTAATTTTTTTAATTCTTTTTCAGATTCATTAATACTACCCAACTGGTAATCTGCTAAAGCCATACTTGACCTTGCCATAGCAAATCCTGGATTATATAAAGCAGCTTTAGAAAATAAATCTCTTGCTGTTTCCCATTGTGAAGTAGAGCCTTCAACATTAGCCAAATTATATAATGCAGAGAAATTCTCACTATCTTTCGAAATAACAAAGATATAATCTTTTTTTGCTTGAGACCATAGACCCAATGCTTCCTCTGCTATACCTCTATTAATGTAGGGATCTATTTCGCCAGGATTTAAACTTATTGCATTATTTTGATCATCTATGGATCCCTCTACATCTCCAATAACAAGTCTTACATTTCCTCTATTACTAAAACCTGCAGCATCATCAGGATAATAATCTAGATAGCGATTCCATTCTTGTAAAGCAAGCTTAAATTGTCCTCTTGAACTTAAATCTAATGCATTCTTAAAAAAATCCTCTCTAGAAGATAATGAATAGGATGGATCAATGTAAAAAATATTTACTAAGACAAAAATCAATAACAAACAAACTTTTACTTTTTTAAAAGTTAGCATTTTCTGAATCAATGTACTTTTTACCTGAATTTGTGAGCAATCTTCCTCGAGGAGTTCTAATGAGGAAACCAATTTGAATGAGATATGGCTCAACTACAAATTCTAACATTGATGAATCGTCCCCCAATCCTGCCGCAATTGAATCGAGTCCAGTTGGAATATTATTATTTAAATTTAAGAAAGATAAATATTGTCTATCTAGAGAATCCAATCCTTTTTCATCTATTTGGTAAGAATTTAAAGCTTTTTTCAATAAATTTATGGAGATAAAATTAGTTTCATTTACGACTTGAGCATAATCTCTAACTCGTCTTAGCAATCTTAAAGCAATTCTTGGAGTACCTCTAGATATCTCTGCTAAATTATAGGATGCTTCATCATCTAAATTTAGGTTTATTAATCGAGCAAAATTAACAATTATTTGTTTTAGTTCATCATTAGTATAAATTTCAATTTTCTGAGATATTCCAAATCGATCTCTCAATGGGGGGCTAATTGAAGCTAATTTAGTAGTTGCACCAATTAGAGTAAATTTGGGAAGATTAATTGTTCTACAACGTGCTCCTCTATTAGCTCCCATAGTTAAATCGAGTCTAAAATCTTCCATTGCAGAATATAACAACTCTTCGGTCAACCTATTTAATCGATGTATTTCATCTATAAATAAAACTTCACCTTCTTTTAATCCAAGCAATAATCCTACAATATCTCTAGGTCTTTCAATTGCAGGGGCAGAGGCTATCCTACATTTTGTATTCATTTCATGTGCTATCAAAAAAGCGAGGGTAGTCTTACCTAATCCAGGCTGTCCATATAAAAGAGTATGCTCCATAGGTTCTTTCCTATAAATTGAAGCATCAATAGCTATTCTTAAAGAAGACTTAAGTTTTTCTTGGCCAATAAATTCTTGTAAACTAACTGGTCTCGCCAAGTTTAGATTATTATTTCTTTTTTCTTCTGTGCTGATTTTTGAATCAACTATTCTAAGCTTTTTTTTTCGGTGAGAAAAATCATTATCGTCTATATTGGAGGAAATTATTGCCATAATGAAAGGTTAATTGCAATTGCTCTGAGTAGAAAGATTTTTTACAACTAAAATGGCAAAAAATTTAAACAAAGTTCAAAAAATTACTAAAAAAGAAAATATTATTAAACATCTGGCTGATAATAGATATGCAAAATATCAATATGAAATATCTGAAACAATCGAAGCTGGAATTGAACTTTTAGGGACTGAAGTAAAGTCTATTAGAAACGGAAAGGCAAATTTAAGAGATGGGTACTGTTCATTTAGAGATGGTGAGATTTTATTGTTAAATGTTCACATTTCACCACATAAAAATGTAGGTTCTTTTTTTAATCATGATCCCCTAAGAAACAGAAAGTTGCTACTACACAAAAAAGAAATAATAAAACTGAAATCCAATATCGAAAAGAAAGGAATGACTATTGTTCCATTATCTCTTTATTTAAAAGGCTCATGGATAAAACTAACTATTGGAGTTGGCAAAGGGAGGAAATTACATGACAAAAGGCAAGCTGAAAAACAGAAAAATATAAAGAGAGAAATCAATTCCGCCTTAAAAAGATAAAATTATTGCTATGTCTTTATCAATCTAAACTCACAGAACTTGGAGGAGGGGAAGGATCTGGATCTGCTATAAGCATATGCTGTAAGACAGTTTCAGGTCTCTCACTATCTCTCCATCTAATTTTATAAGCTGGCATTTTTGTACCTCTACTAGTAGTTTGTTCTACTGGTTCAATAACCCATCCTCTTCTAGATCGACCTTGAGGATTTCTTTTCACTACTGCATCCGCGTGTTTGAAACGGAAACCAACACGTTCACCACTCATTTAAAAAATTTCGTATTGGATTAATTTTTTTATTTTACTCCATTCGAGGGTAATTTTTCATTTTTATTCGAAGTTATTTCTGGTTTTAACAATGGGAAAGGGATCACATCTCTAATAGATGGACTATTAGTTATTAACATAATAAGTCTGTCAATTCCTATACCTAATCCTCCAGTAGGAGGCATGCCAATCTCTAAAGCATGTAAAAAATCTTCATCTATACAATGAGCCTCAAGATCGCCTTGATCTCTTAAAGATTGCTGTAATTGCATTCTTTCTCTCTGATCTACTGGATCTATTAATTCACTAAAAGCATTTGCCAACTCTCGACCAACAATAAATAATTCGAATCTCTGAACCATTTCTTTATTATCAAGATGAGGCCTCGCTAGAGGAGAGATTTCAACAGGATAATCAATAACAAAAGTAGGCTCCATAAGCTGTGACTCTACTCTTTGCTCAAAAACCTCATTTAAAAGTCTACCGATAGTATTTACTTTAATAGAGAGTTCTACATTTATACTTTGAACAGCCTTTTTTGCAGCTTGAAAGTTACCACCAAAAGAATCAAAATCTATCCCTGTATATTTCTTGACAATATTTTTCATCGATATTCTTAACCATGGTTTAGAAAAATCAATTTCCTTATCCTGATAATTGATAACTAAAGAACCACATGTATTAGCTACGATATCTTTAATTAATTCTTCTGTTAAATCCA
Encoded here:
- a CDS encoding tetratricopeptide repeat protein, which produces MLTFKKVKVCLLLIFVLVNIFYIDPSYSLSSREDFFKNALDLSSRGQFKLALQEWNRYLDYYPDDAAGFSNRGNVRLVIGDVEGSIDDQNNAISLNPGEIDPYINRGIAEEALGLWSQAKKDYIFVISKDSENFSALYNLANVEGSTSQWETARDLFSKAALYNPGFAMARSSMALADYQLGSINESEKELKKLIRRYPTFADARAALTALNWSKGEIGKAESNWIAVTELDPRYSDEEWLIKVRRWPPKPTKDLMKFIELK
- the ruvB gene encoding Holliday junction branch migration DNA helicase RuvB produces the protein MAIISSNIDDNDFSHRKKKLRIVDSKISTEEKRNNNLNLARPVSLQEFIGQEKLKSSLRIAIDASIYRKEPMEHTLLYGQPGLGKTTLAFLIAHEMNTKCRIASAPAIERPRDIVGLLLGLKEGEVLFIDEIHRLNRLTEELLYSAMEDFRLDLTMGANRGARCRTINLPKFTLIGATTKLASISPPLRDRFGISQKIEIYTNDELKQIIVNFARLINLNLDDEASYNLAEISRGTPRIALRLLRRVRDYAQVVNETNFISINLLKKALNSYQIDEKGLDSLDRQYLSFLNLNNNIPTGLDSIAAGLGDDSSMLEFVVEPYLIQIGFLIRTPRGRLLTNSGKKYIDSENANF
- the smpB gene encoding SsrA-binding protein SmpB; translated protein: MAKNLNKVQKITKKENIIKHLADNRYAKYQYEISETIEAGIELLGTEVKSIRNGKANLRDGYCSFRDGEILLLNVHISPHKNVGSFFNHDPLRNRKLLLHKKEIIKLKSNIEKKGMTIVPLSLYLKGSWIKLTIGVGKGRKLHDKRQAEKQKNIKREINSALKR